From Chengkuizengella sediminis, one genomic window encodes:
- the bcp gene encoding thioredoxin-dependent thiol peroxidase, with protein sequence MSQVTVGQAVPNFTLPASNGKEVSLSDFRGKNIVIYFYPKDMTPGCTTESCDFRDYHGDYGKLNTEVIGISPDDLKSHDKFIAKHELPFLLLADVEKKVCELFGVWVLKKMYGREYMGVERSTFLINADGVLVKEWRKVRVKEHVQKVLEVVREL encoded by the coding sequence ATGTCACAAGTAACTGTTGGACAAGCAGTTCCAAATTTCACACTACCAGCATCTAATGGAAAAGAAGTTTCATTAAGTGATTTTCGTGGGAAAAACATAGTTATTTATTTTTATCCAAAGGATATGACACCGGGATGCACGACTGAATCTTGTGATTTCCGAGACTATCATGGAGATTATGGGAAGCTGAATACAGAAGTGATCGGAATAAGTCCAGACGATCTAAAATCACATGATAAGTTTATTGCAAAACATGAACTTCCATTTCTATTGTTGGCTGATGTGGAAAAAAAGGTTTGTGAATTGTTCGGAGTATGGGTTCTTAAAAAAATGTACGGCAGAGAATATATGGGTGTTGAGCGTTCTACTTTTTTAATTAATGCTGATGGTGTCTTAGTAAAAGAGTGGCGTAAAGTAAGAGTAAAAGAGCATGTTCAGAAGGTGCTTGAAGTTGTAAGGGAATTGTAA